A genomic segment from Rahnella aceris encodes:
- a CDS encoding Kdo(2)-lipid IV(A) acyltransferase translates to MTQVPTFNRSLLHPRYWITWMGLGLLYALVLLPYPVIYRIGTGLGRFSMRFLKRRYKIARRNIELCFPDMRPEQREDMIVKNFESVGMGLFETGMAWFWPDWRIERWFKVSGLEHIQHARDNKQGVLLIGVHFLTLELGARIFGIHNPGVGVYRPHDNKLMDWIQTKGRMRSNKGMLDRKDLKGMIRSLKQGDIIWYAPDHDYGPRASVFVPFFAVDKAATTTGTYLLARMGKPAIIPFTPRRLPKGEGYEMIIHPQVADFPLDDEVVAATYMNKVVENEICQAPEQYMWLHRRFKTRPQGEPSLYKALSD, encoded by the coding sequence ATGACTCAGGTACCAACCTTTAATCGTTCGTTACTGCACCCTCGTTACTGGATCACCTGGATGGGTCTGGGACTGCTTTATGCACTGGTGTTACTGCCTTATCCGGTTATTTATCGCATCGGTACCGGGCTAGGTCGCTTCTCAATGCGCTTCCTGAAACGTCGCTATAAAATCGCCAGACGCAATATCGAATTGTGTTTCCCGGATATGCGTCCGGAACAGCGCGAAGATATGATTGTGAAAAATTTCGAATCCGTCGGCATGGGGTTGTTTGAAACCGGCATGGCGTGGTTCTGGCCAGACTGGCGCATCGAGCGCTGGTTTAAAGTCAGCGGTCTGGAACATATCCAGCATGCGCGTGATAACAAGCAAGGCGTTCTGCTGATCGGTGTACATTTCCTGACGCTGGAACTGGGTGCACGTATCTTTGGTATCCATAATCCTGGCGTGGGGGTTTACCGTCCTCACGATAACAAGCTGATGGATTGGATCCAGACCAAAGGCCGAATGCGCTCGAATAAAGGGATGCTGGATCGCAAAGATCTCAAAGGGATGATCCGCAGCCTCAAGCAAGGCGACATCATCTGGTACGCGCCTGATCATGACTACGGCCCGCGCGCCAGCGTATTTGTACCGTTCTTCGCGGTCGATAAAGCCGCCACCACCACCGGGACATATCTGCTGGCACGCATGGGCAAACCGGCAATTATTCCCTTCACTCCGCGCCGTCTGCCGAAAGGGGAAGGTTATGAGATGATTATTCACCCTCAGGTCGCTGACTTCCCGCTGGATGATGAAGTGGTTGCCGCCACGTATATGAATAAAGTGGTGGAAAACGAGATCTGTCAGGCGCCGGAGCAATATATGTGGCTGCACCGTCGCTTTAAAACACGCCCGCAAGGTGAGCCTTCGCTCTATAAAGCCCTTAGCGATTAA
- a CDS encoding NADH:flavin oxidoreductase/NADH oxidase, with translation MSKLFEPISLGKLTLANRIVIAPMCQYSSDEGKATSWHHAHLGQLSFSGAGLLILEATAVEAVGRISAQDLGLWDDATEAAMKDLVTGLRENSDMPLGLQLGHAGRKASCAAPWQGGAQIAQSAGGWQTIAPSAVAFTEGTEAPQAMSLERIAELKKAYVDTVRRADRLDFDLLELHGAHGYLLHQFLSPLSNQRTDQYGGSLENRMRLLLEIFGEIRAAFPAEKPIGVRISATDWVEGGWDLEQSIELAKALDELGCSYIHVSSGGLSPHQKITVGPNYQVPFADGIKRYVKMPVIAVGLITEPEQAEAIIGTGQADMIALARGILYNPRWPWHAAAKLGEKVAAPKQYWRSEPHSVKGLFLPE, from the coding sequence ATGAGTAAGCTTTTTGAACCGATTTCCTTAGGGAAGCTGACACTCGCTAACCGCATCGTGATCGCGCCAATGTGCCAGTATTCATCCGACGAAGGGAAAGCCACGTCCTGGCATCACGCGCATCTCGGGCAGTTATCCTTTTCAGGTGCGGGTTTGCTGATCCTGGAAGCGACCGCTGTCGAGGCCGTGGGGCGTATCTCGGCTCAGGATCTGGGCTTGTGGGACGATGCAACCGAAGCGGCCATGAAGGATTTAGTGACCGGCTTACGTGAAAACAGCGATATGCCACTTGGCCTGCAACTCGGACATGCGGGACGTAAAGCGTCGTGTGCTGCGCCGTGGCAAGGCGGAGCACAAATCGCCCAGTCAGCGGGTGGCTGGCAGACGATTGCGCCTTCCGCCGTCGCCTTCACCGAAGGCACTGAGGCCCCGCAGGCAATGTCGCTGGAGCGAATCGCTGAGCTGAAAAAAGCCTATGTCGATACAGTTCGTCGCGCCGACCGTCTGGACTTTGATCTGCTGGAACTGCACGGCGCTCACGGTTATCTGCTGCACCAGTTCCTGTCGCCACTTTCAAACCAGCGCACCGACCAGTACGGCGGCTCACTGGAAAACCGTATGCGCCTGCTGCTGGAGATCTTCGGGGAAATCCGTGCGGCATTCCCGGCAGAAAAACCGATTGGTGTGCGTATTTCCGCCACCGACTGGGTGGAGGGAGGCTGGGATCTGGAGCAATCCATTGAACTCGCCAAAGCGCTTGATGAACTGGGTTGCAGCTACATTCACGTCTCCAGCGGCGGTCTGAGTCCGCATCAGAAAATCACCGTCGGCCCGAACTATCAGGTGCCATTTGCTGATGGCATTAAGCGTTATGTGAAAATGCCGGTGATCGCTGTGGGTCTGATCACTGAACCGGAACAGGCGGAAGCCATTATCGGCACCGGACAGGCAGACATGATTGCTCTGGCACGCGGTATTTTGTATAACCCGCGCTGGCCCTGGCATGCAGCGGCAAAACTGGGGGAAAAAGTGGCCGCGCCGAAACAGTACTGGCGCAGCGAACCGCATAGCGTCAAAGGCCTTTTCCTGCCGGAATAA
- a CDS encoding VOC family protein, producing MVSRQSVLRVARPTDNLEQVARMYSQGLGFDIIGSFSDHQGFDGVLVGHPHHHYHLEFTHHLGSSVGRAPTEDNLLVFYIPDNQQWLTQCERMLQAGFIVVPSFNPYWDECGKTFEDIDGYRVVLALRDWTA from the coding sequence ATGGTTTCACGACAATCAGTATTACGGGTGGCGCGCCCGACGGACAATCTTGAGCAGGTAGCCCGCATGTATTCGCAGGGGCTGGGTTTCGACATCATCGGCAGTTTTAGTGACCACCAGGGGTTTGATGGCGTGCTGGTCGGGCATCCGCATCATCATTATCATCTCGAGTTTACCCATCATCTCGGTTCCTCCGTGGGGCGTGCGCCCACCGAAGATAATCTCCTGGTGTTCTATATTCCTGATAATCAGCAGTGGCTGACGCAGTGCGAACGGATGCTGCAGGCCGGTTTTATCGTCGTGCCTTCGTTTAATCCCTACTGGGATGAATGCGGTAAAACCTTCGAGGATATTGACGGTTATCGGGTGGTGCTGGCTTTGCGGGACTGGACGGCATAG
- the mdtG gene encoding multidrug efflux MFS transporter MdtG: MTSASEPEIAPDPINWKRNLFVAWIGCFLTGAAFSLIMPFLPLYVETLGVTGHESLNMWSGLVFSITFLFSAIASPFWGGLADRKGRKIMLLRSALGMSIVMVLMGFAQNIWQFLILRALLGLLGGFVPNANALIATQIPRNKSGWALGTLSTGGVSGALLGPLVGGLLADSYGLRPVFFITASVLFLCFIMTLYFIREQFVPVSKKDMLNRKQVFASLKNPKLVLCLFVTTMIIQVATGSIAPILTLYVRELAGNTQNLAFISGMIASVPGVAALMSAPRLGKLGDRIGPERILVAMMALSVLLLIPMALVQTPLQLGILRFLLGACDGALLPAVQTLLIYNCTNQVAGRVFSYNQSFRDVGNVTGPLLGAAVSASYGFRTVFFVTAMVVLFNAGYSYWCLQRRPHQAMID, translated from the coding sequence ATGACTTCGGCCTCTGAACCTGAAATCGCCCCAGATCCCATTAACTGGAAACGTAATCTGTTTGTCGCCTGGATCGGTTGCTTCCTGACCGGTGCCGCATTCAGTCTGATCATGCCCTTCCTGCCCCTTTACGTGGAAACCCTCGGCGTAACCGGTCATGAATCCCTGAATATGTGGTCGGGTCTGGTTTTCAGTATCACCTTCTTGTTTTCCGCCATCGCCTCCCCCTTCTGGGGCGGACTCGCGGACCGTAAAGGCCGCAAAATCATGCTGCTGCGATCCGCACTCGGCATGTCCATCGTCATGGTATTAATGGGCTTCGCGCAGAATATCTGGCAGTTCCTGATTCTTCGCGCGTTACTTGGCTTGCTGGGCGGATTTGTTCCCAATGCTAACGCGCTGATTGCCACACAAATCCCACGCAATAAAAGCGGCTGGGCGCTGGGTACGTTATCAACTGGCGGTGTCAGCGGTGCGCTGCTCGGGCCACTGGTCGGAGGGTTGCTGGCGGACAGCTATGGTTTGCGTCCGGTGTTCTTTATCACCGCGTCGGTGCTGTTTTTGTGTTTCATCATGACGCTTTATTTTATCCGTGAGCAGTTTGTCCCGGTGAGCAAAAAAGACATGCTGAACCGTAAGCAGGTCTTTGCCTCGCTGAAAAATCCTAAACTGGTGCTGTGTTTGTTTGTCACCACCATGATTATTCAGGTGGCGACGGGTTCGATTGCGCCGATCCTGACGCTTTACGTACGGGAGCTGGCCGGTAATACACAAAACCTGGCGTTTATCAGCGGCATGATTGCTTCGGTACCTGGCGTGGCCGCGCTGATGAGTGCACCGCGTTTAGGCAAACTCGGCGACCGGATTGGCCCCGAGCGGATCCTGGTGGCGATGATGGCGTTATCTGTGTTGTTGCTGATCCCGATGGCCCTGGTACAAACACCCCTGCAACTGGGTATTTTGCGTTTTCTGCTGGGTGCCTGCGATGGCGCATTGCTGCCGGCCGTTCAGACCCTGCTCATCTATAACTGCACTAATCAGGTAGCAGGACGGGTATTCAGCTACAACCAGTCGTTCCGTGATGTCGGCAATGTCACCGGTCCGTTACTGGGTGCGGCGGTCTCAGCCAGTTACGGCTTCCGGACGGTATTTTTTGTTACGGCGATGGTGGTGTTATTCAACGCGGGATATTCGTACTGGTGTCTGCAACGCCGGCCTCATCAGGCCATGATTGACTAA
- a CDS encoding DoxX family protein has product MLAKLNSAFTRAVDHQNFGKLLLRLTFGILVLFHGVAKMENGVGWIAQMLQADGLPGFIAYGAYIGEVIAPVLIILGILTRPAALVLAFNILVAVFLVVGGKFFTVTEVGAWGLEGEALYFFGGLVIMFLGSGRYSVMKNEALR; this is encoded by the coding sequence ATGTTGGCAAAACTGAACTCCGCTTTTACCCGTGCTGTTGATCATCAGAACTTTGGTAAACTTTTGTTGCGTCTGACTTTTGGTATTTTAGTTTTATTCCATGGTGTAGCAAAAATGGAAAATGGCGTGGGCTGGATTGCACAGATGTTACAGGCTGATGGCCTGCCGGGCTTTATTGCTTACGGTGCGTACATCGGTGAAGTGATTGCGCCGGTTCTGATTATTCTGGGCATCTTGACCCGCCCTGCCGCTCTGGTGCTGGCATTCAACATTTTAGTGGCAGTTTTCCTGGTCGTGGGTGGCAAATTTTTCACCGTTACTGAAGTCGGTGCATGGGGGCTGGAAGGTGAAGCTCTGTACTTCTTTGGTGGTCTGGTCATCATGTTCCTGGGCAGCGGCCGTTACTCTGTCATGAAGAACGAAGCCCTGCGCTAA